The DNA sequence CGGCCGTGAACGCGGGGTGAGCGGCCCTTCCACGTCCTCGTGCACGGCCCGGCGCACGGCGTCCGCGCGGTCGAGCAGCAGCTCCAGCTCCTCGACCACCACCCTCGGGTCCTCCAACGGCAGGAAGTGCGTGTTCGGCAGCACCCGCACCCTGGCCTGCGGCAGCGCCGCGACCGGGCCCAGCACGTCGTCCGAGCGGGCGAGGAAGTCGTAGCGGCCCGCGAGCACGGTGGTGGGGCACGTCACGCCGGCCAGGTCGAGCCGGGGCGCGCGGCCCAGGGCCAGCGCGAGCGTGAAGTACCAGCCCCAGTCGTGCCGCAGGCAGCGGCGCAGCGAGCCGAGCACCCCGCCGACGTCCGGCACCGGCACGCGGTGCAGCACGGCGTCCAGCAGCGGCCCGGCCGCCTTCAACGCCGTCACCCCGCCCACGCCGATCAGCCGCCGCACCGGCGCCGGCACGCCGGGGAAGCCCAGCGCGCCCGCGAACGCGTCCCCCGGCGCACCCGTGACCAGCATCAGGCCGCTGACCCGGTCGGGGTGGCGCAACGCCAGCTCGGCGGCCACCGTGACGCCCATCGACCAGCCCACCACCACGCACCGCTCGACGCCGCCGTCGTCCAGCACGGCCAGCGCGTCGGCGACGTGGTCGGCCGGCTCGACGCGGGCCGGGTCGGCGGGCCGGTCGGAGTCCAGCGTGCCGCGGTGGTGCCAGCTGTGCACGCGGGCCGACGGCAGGTCCGGCCACAGCTCGGGCACCGCGCCGAGCCCGGGGCTGA is a window from the Saccharothrix saharensis genome containing:
- a CDS encoding alpha/beta fold hydrolase, with the translated sequence MREHDVFSADGTRIRLWRTDADGPDVLLSPGLGAVPELWPDLPSARVHSWHHRGTLDSDRPADPARVEPADHVADALAVLDDGGVERCVVVGWSMGVTVAAELALRHPDRVSGLMLVTGAPGDAFAGALGFPGVPAPVRRLIGVGGVTALKAAGPLLDAVLHRVPVPDVGGVLGSLRRCLRHDWGWYFTLALALGRAPRLDLAGVTCPTTVLAGRYDFLARSDDVLGPVAALPQARVRVLPNTHFLPLEDPRVVVEELELLLDRADAVRRAVHEDVEGPLTPRSRPRA